The Streptomyces achromogenes genome window below encodes:
- a CDS encoding ROK family transcriptional regulator, whose translation MTAPLHEARPAGRGRATPDTQQGMRRRNLARVMHAVRAEGSLSRAAVASRIGLTRAAVSTLVDELIRTGLLEELGPERPGRVGRPGSALAVSGHGPAGIGAEIGVDHLAVCAVDLRGEVRARAVRHGTNRGRSPEPVVGELTELLHQVVGAAERAGLWPAGLSVAVPGLVARDARTVVRAPNLDWQDVDLGALLPGEYPLTVDNEANFGGLAELWLGTDTPRDFLHVSAEIGIGAALVVDGALLRGTRGFAGELGHVPVHPDGPACVCGGRGCLEQYAGEEAVLRAAGLEPGEDRVGLLAGRAAEGDPDVRRALREAGTSLGIALTGALNLLDPEGVVLGGALAGLAPWLLPSLETELSRRTAGPARPVSVSRLGPEGPLLGAAHSVVRAVLDDPAAVAERVRAD comes from the coding sequence ATGACCGCACCGCTGCACGAGGCCCGGCCGGCCGGCCGGGGGCGCGCGACTCCCGACACCCAGCAGGGCATGCGCCGCCGCAACCTGGCCCGGGTGATGCACGCCGTCCGTGCCGAGGGCTCGCTCTCGCGGGCCGCGGTCGCCTCACGGATCGGTCTGACCCGGGCAGCGGTGTCGACCCTCGTCGACGAACTCATACGCACCGGCCTGCTCGAGGAACTCGGCCCGGAACGCCCCGGCCGGGTGGGCCGGCCCGGTTCGGCGCTCGCGGTCAGCGGGCACGGTCCGGCGGGCATAGGCGCCGAGATCGGAGTCGACCACCTCGCGGTCTGTGCCGTCGACCTGCGCGGCGAGGTGCGGGCGCGGGCCGTGCGACACGGCACGAACCGCGGCCGCTCCCCCGAGCCGGTCGTCGGGGAGCTGACTGAACTCCTGCACCAGGTCGTCGGGGCCGCGGAACGCGCGGGGCTGTGGCCTGCCGGGCTGTCCGTCGCCGTTCCGGGCCTCGTGGCCCGGGACGCCCGTACGGTCGTGCGCGCGCCGAACCTCGACTGGCAGGACGTCGATCTCGGCGCGCTGCTGCCCGGGGAGTACCCCTTGACCGTGGACAACGAGGCCAATTTCGGCGGCCTGGCCGAACTCTGGCTCGGCACGGACACGCCGAGGGACTTCCTGCACGTGTCGGCCGAGATCGGCATCGGTGCCGCGCTCGTCGTGGACGGCGCCCTGCTGCGCGGCACCCGCGGTTTCGCGGGCGAGCTCGGCCATGTACCGGTGCACCCCGACGGCCCGGCGTGCGTGTGCGGCGGGCGCGGGTGTCTGGAACAGTACGCCGGCGAGGAGGCGGTGCTGCGCGCAGCCGGGCTGGAACCGGGCGAGGACCGCGTCGGTCTCCTCGCCGGACGGGCCGCGGAAGGCGATCCGGACGTACGGCGTGCCCTGCGGGAGGCCGGAACATCGCTCGGCATCGCCCTGACCGGAGCGCTCAACCTGCTGGACCCGGAGGGAGTCGTGCTGGGCGGCGCCCTGGCCGGCCTCGCGCCCTGGCTCCTCCCGTCGCTCGAGACCGAGCTCTCCCGGCGCACCGCGGGGCCCGCTCGTCCTGTCTCCGTCTCGCGTCTGGGTCCCGAAGGACCGCTGCTCGGCGCCGCGCACTCGGTGGTGCGGGCCGTGCTGGACGACCCGGCGGCGGTCGCGGAGCGGGTCCGAGCGGACTGA
- a CDS encoding GAF domain-containing protein, with protein sequence MTDPWVALEPGADPAERVRILRRAHETFTEAGTVPRPVRAVVADSWRRSARAGVGPDGTADVELTDGDLGTYRSEHPLARVMPLFRELMGTFAADGEHLLAVCDAHGRLLWVEGHAETRRNAGRMNFVPGARWSENAVGTNAPGTAVALDRPVQVFAAEHFIRRVQPWTCAAAPVHDPRTGRVLGAVDITGGNGLAHPHSLGFVQAVARAAEAHLALLAPARPGADTPRLSVLGRDEARLVTGDRELRLSRRHSEILLLLARHPEGLTGDELLCALYEDESVTPVTLRAELARLRGILGPGLLASRPYRLTVACESDLAVVERRLATGAVTAAATAYAGPPLPGSQAPAVVRLRRRLTEGLRAALIACGDPDLLADWAHAPWGEDDIDVWRALAKARPTAATRTRLASLEAELTTPPGWARP encoded by the coding sequence TTGACCGATCCCTGGGTGGCCCTCGAACCGGGGGCCGACCCCGCCGAGCGGGTGCGGATTCTGCGCCGGGCCCATGAGACGTTCACGGAGGCCGGCACCGTGCCGCGTCCGGTGCGTGCCGTCGTGGCCGACTCGTGGCGGCGTTCGGCGCGGGCCGGCGTCGGCCCCGACGGCACCGCCGACGTGGAGCTGACCGACGGCGACCTCGGAACCTACCGGTCGGAGCATCCGCTGGCGCGGGTGATGCCGCTGTTCCGCGAGCTGATGGGCACGTTCGCCGCGGACGGCGAGCATCTTCTGGCGGTGTGTGACGCGCACGGACGGCTGTTGTGGGTGGAGGGCCACGCGGAGACCCGGCGGAACGCGGGGCGGATGAACTTCGTGCCCGGGGCTCGGTGGTCGGAGAACGCGGTCGGGACCAACGCCCCGGGCACGGCTGTCGCCCTGGACCGGCCGGTGCAGGTGTTCGCGGCCGAGCACTTCATACGACGGGTGCAACCGTGGACGTGCGCGGCCGCGCCGGTGCACGACCCCCGCACCGGTCGGGTGCTGGGAGCCGTGGACATCACGGGCGGCAACGGGCTGGCGCATCCGCACAGCCTGGGTTTCGTCCAGGCCGTCGCCCGGGCCGCCGAGGCCCATCTGGCCCTGCTCGCCCCGGCGCGGCCCGGTGCCGACACTCCGCGGCTGAGCGTGCTGGGCCGGGACGAGGCGCGACTGGTCACCGGCGACCGGGAGTTGCGGCTGAGTCGTCGGCACAGCGAGATCCTGCTGCTCCTGGCCCGGCACCCCGAAGGACTGACCGGCGACGAGCTGCTGTGCGCGCTGTACGAGGACGAGTCGGTGACGCCGGTGACCCTGCGGGCCGAACTCGCCCGGCTGCGCGGAATCCTCGGCCCCGGTCTGCTCGCGTCGCGCCCCTACCGCCTCACGGTCGCCTGCGAGTCGGACCTGGCCGTCGTCGAGAGACGGCTCGCGACCGGCGCCGTGACGGCGGCGGCGACGGCGTATGCCGGACCACCGCTGCCGGGGTCGCAGGCGCCGGCGGTGGTCCGGCTCAGACGTCGGCTCACCGAGGGGCTGCGCGCCGCACTGATCGCCTGCGGCGACCCCGACCTGCTGGCGGACTGGGCGCACGCGCCGTGGGGCGAGGACGACATCGACGTGTGGCGGGCACTCGCCAAGGCCCGTCCGACGGCGGCGACACGGACGCGCCTCGCCTCACTCGAGGCGGAGCTGACGACCCCACCGGGGTGGGCGCGCCCCTAG
- the exaC gene encoding acetaldehyde dehydrogenase ExaC, producing MTRYAAPGTEGAIVSYQTRYDHFIGGEYVPPALGRYFENPSPVNGETFTEVARGTAEDVERALDAAHAAAPGWGRTSATERSDILLKIADRMEAYLEPLAVAESWENGKPVRETLAADIPLAIDHFRYFAGAIRAQEGSLSQVDDDTVAYHFHEPLGVVAQIIPWNFPILMATWKLAPALAAGNAVVIKPAEQTPVSLHYWMSLVADLLPPGVVNIVNGFGPEAGKPLASSPRVAKVAFTGETSTGRLIMQYAAEHLKPVTLELGGKSPNIFFDDVWEKDDDLRDKALEGFTMFALNQGEVCTCPSRGLIQRGNYGDFLRAAVARTELITPGHPLDTDTMIGAQASGDQLAKILSYIDIGRNEGARILTGGERIQHEGELKGGYYVQPTIFEGDNRMRVFQEEIFGPVVSVASFDDFDDAIKIANDTSYGLGAGVWTRDINTAYRAGRAIQAGRVWTNCYHAYPAHAAFGGYKQSGIGRETHKMMLEHYQQTKNLLCSYSPQKLGFF from the coding sequence ATGACCCGTTACGCGGCGCCCGGCACCGAAGGCGCGATCGTCTCCTACCAGACGCGTTACGACCACTTCATCGGCGGCGAGTACGTCCCCCCGGCTCTCGGGCGGTACTTCGAGAACCCGTCGCCGGTGAACGGGGAGACCTTCACGGAGGTGGCACGCGGTACCGCGGAGGACGTGGAGCGGGCGCTGGACGCGGCGCACGCCGCCGCGCCGGGCTGGGGGCGCACTTCGGCGACGGAGCGTTCCGACATCCTGCTGAAGATCGCCGACCGGATGGAGGCCTACCTGGAGCCCCTCGCCGTCGCGGAGAGCTGGGAGAACGGCAAGCCGGTCCGGGAGACGCTGGCGGCGGACATCCCCCTGGCCATCGACCACTTCCGGTACTTCGCCGGCGCCATCCGCGCCCAGGAGGGCTCGCTCAGCCAGGTCGACGACGACACCGTGGCGTACCACTTCCACGAGCCGCTCGGCGTCGTCGCGCAGATCATCCCGTGGAACTTTCCCATTCTGATGGCCACATGGAAGCTCGCGCCCGCCCTCGCCGCGGGCAACGCGGTGGTCATCAAGCCCGCCGAGCAGACCCCGGTGTCGCTGCACTACTGGATGAGCCTGGTCGCCGACCTGCTGCCACCGGGCGTGGTCAACATCGTCAACGGGTTCGGACCGGAGGCGGGCAAACCGCTGGCGTCCAGCCCGCGGGTGGCGAAGGTCGCCTTCACCGGCGAGACGTCCACGGGCCGACTGATCATGCAGTACGCGGCGGAGCACCTCAAGCCGGTCACCCTGGAACTCGGCGGCAAGTCACCGAACATCTTCTTCGACGACGTCTGGGAGAAGGACGACGACCTCCGGGACAAGGCCCTCGAGGGGTTCACCATGTTCGCGCTCAACCAGGGCGAGGTCTGCACCTGCCCCTCGCGCGGCCTCATACAGCGCGGCAACTACGGCGACTTCCTCCGGGCGGCCGTCGCGCGCACCGAACTCATCACGCCCGGCCACCCCCTCGACACGGACACGATGATCGGCGCGCAGGCCTCCGGCGACCAGCTGGCGAAGATCCTCTCCTACATCGACATCGGCCGGAACGAGGGTGCCAGGATTCTCACCGGCGGCGAACGCATACAGCACGAGGGGGAGTTGAAGGGCGGATACTACGTCCAGCCGACGATCTTCGAGGGCGACAACCGCATGCGGGTCTTCCAGGAGGAGATCTTCGGCCCGGTCGTCTCGGTGGCCTCGTTCGACGACTTCGACGACGCCATCAAGATCGCCAACGACACGTCGTACGGCCTCGGCGCCGGGGTGTGGACACGGGACATCAACACGGCGTATCGCGCCGGCCGGGCGATCCAGGCCGGGCGCGTGTGGACCAACTGCTACCACGCCTACCCGGCGCACGCCGCCTTCGGCGGCTACAAGCAGTCCGGGATCGGACGCGAGACGCACAAGATGATGCTGGAGCACTACCAGCAGACGAAGAACCTTCTCTGTTCTTACAGCCCGCAGAAACTCGGCTTCTTCTAG
- a CDS encoding RICIN domain-containing protein, producing MKTNGADSPAPPPRRRWWSRVAGVVAAALAIGMLAAVNPAPAAAATVDTNAWYVLVNRNSGKALDVNGAPTADGARVSQWTRNDAADQQWQFVDSGGGFYRLKARHSGKVLDVAGASSADGTAIQQWTDHNGTNQQFRLADSDAGYVRLINRASSKAAEVQGASTADGGSVVQYTDWGGANQQWQMIKLSSGGGGGGGSGACGSAPTLASGTYTIQSGGKNRSFILRVPANYDNSHRYRLIFAFHWRGGTAGDVASGGTSGAAWSYYGQQEQSNNSAILVAPQGLGNGWANNGNEDVTFVDDMIRRIEGGLCVNPAQRFATGFSWGGGMSYSLACSRANVFRAVAVFSGAEISGCGGGTQPIAYFGIHGVSDSVLNIAQGRSLRDRFVRNNGCTAQSPREPAPGSRTHITTAYSGCRAGYPVQWAAFDGGHLPGPVDGSSGESGVTTWTKAEIWRFFTQFQ from the coding sequence ATGAAGACCAACGGTGCGGATTCTCCAGCCCCTCCACCACGACGACGCTGGTGGTCCCGGGTCGCCGGGGTGGTGGCGGCGGCCCTCGCGATCGGCATGCTCGCCGCGGTCAACCCGGCGCCCGCCGCGGCGGCGACGGTGGACACCAACGCCTGGTACGTCCTGGTCAACCGCAACAGCGGCAAGGCGCTGGACGTCAACGGCGCGCCCACCGCCGACGGTGCGCGGGTCAGCCAGTGGACGCGCAACGACGCGGCCGACCAGCAGTGGCAGTTCGTGGACTCCGGCGGCGGCTTCTACCGGCTCAAGGCCCGGCATTCGGGCAAGGTCCTCGACGTGGCGGGCGCCTCGAGTGCCGACGGCACCGCGATCCAGCAGTGGACCGACCACAACGGGACCAACCAGCAGTTCCGGCTGGCCGACTCCGACGCGGGATACGTACGGCTGATCAACCGCGCCAGCAGCAAGGCGGCGGAGGTCCAGGGCGCCTCCACGGCCGACGGCGGCAGCGTCGTCCAGTACACCGACTGGGGCGGCGCCAATCAGCAGTGGCAGATGATCAAACTGTCGTCCGGTGGCGGCGGCGGTGGCGGTAGCGGCGCATGCGGCAGCGCCCCGACCCTGGCGAGCGGTACGTACACGATCCAGAGCGGCGGCAAGAACCGCAGCTTCATCCTCAGGGTCCCCGCCAACTACGACAACAGCCACCGCTACCGGCTGATCTTCGCGTTCCACTGGCGGGGCGGAACCGCCGGCGACGTCGCCTCCGGCGGCACGAGCGGGGCCGCCTGGTCCTACTACGGCCAGCAGGAACAGTCGAACAACTCCGCGATCCTCGTCGCCCCCCAGGGCCTCGGCAACGGCTGGGCCAACAACGGCAATGAGGACGTCACCTTCGTCGACGACATGATCCGGCGTATCGAGGGCGGTCTCTGTGTCAACCCGGCACAGCGTTTCGCCACGGGATTCAGCTGGGGCGGCGGCATGAGCTACTCACTCGCGTGCAGCCGGGCGAACGTCTTCAGGGCCGTAGCGGTCTTCTCCGGCGCTGAGATCAGCGGGTGCGGCGGCGGTACCCAGCCCATCGCGTACTTCGGGATCCACGGCGTCAGCGACTCCGTCCTCAACATCGCGCAGGGACGGTCCCTGCGGGACAGGTTCGTCCGCAACAACGGCTGCACCGCACAGAGCCCGCGCGAGCCCGCGCCGGGCAGCCGCACGCACATCACCACCGCCTACTCGGGCTGCCGCGCCGGCTACCCGGTCCAGTGGGCCGCCTTCGACGGCGGCCACCTGCCCGGCCCGGTCGACGGCTCCTCCGGCGAAAGCGGCGTCACCACCTGGACCAAGGCAGAGATCTGGAGGTTCTTCACACAGTTCCAGTGA
- a CDS encoding endo-1,4-beta-xylanase, translating to MGSYALPRPAVRRKIRALLLALVAGVLAVVAALAAPPTAQAAENTLGAAAAQSGRYFGTAIASGRLGDSAYTSIAGREFNSVTAENEMKIDATEPQRGQFNFSAGDRVYNWAVQNGKKMRGHTLAWHSQQPGWMQSLSGSALRQAMIGHINGVLAHYKGKMAQWDVVNEAFADGSSGARRDSNLQRTGNDWIEVAFRTARAADPAAKLCYNDYNVENWTWAKTQAMYSMVRDFKQRGVPIDCVGFQSHFNSGSPYNSNFRTTLQNFAALGVDVAITELDIQGASATTYANVTKDCLAVSRCLGITVWGVRDSDSWRSGDTPLLFNGNGSKKPAYTAVLDALNGGTSTPPAESGTIKGVGSGRCLDVPGTSTADGTQLALWDCHSGTNQQWAYTTAGELRVYGNKCLDAAGTGNGTKVQIYGCWGGDNQKWRLNSDGTIVGVQSGLCLDTVAGGTANGTLIQISSCSNSGNQRWART from the coding sequence TCCTCGCGGTGGTCGCCGCACTGGCCGCGCCGCCGACCGCCCAAGCCGCCGAGAACACGCTCGGCGCCGCTGCCGCGCAGAGCGGACGCTACTTCGGCACCGCCATCGCCTCGGGCAGGCTGGGCGACTCGGCGTACACGTCGATCGCCGGCCGTGAGTTCAACTCGGTGACGGCCGAGAACGAGATGAAGATCGACGCCACCGAACCACAGCGGGGCCAGTTCAACTTCTCCGCCGGTGACCGCGTCTACAACTGGGCGGTGCAGAACGGCAAGAAGATGCGCGGCCACACCCTGGCCTGGCACTCCCAGCAGCCCGGCTGGATGCAGAGCCTCAGCGGCAGCGCCCTGCGCCAGGCGATGATCGGCCACATCAACGGCGTGCTCGCCCACTACAAGGGCAAGATGGCCCAGTGGGACGTCGTGAACGAGGCCTTCGCCGACGGCAGTTCGGGAGCCCGGCGCGATTCCAACCTGCAGCGCACCGGTAATGACTGGATCGAGGTCGCGTTCCGCACCGCGCGCGCCGCCGACCCGGCCGCCAAGCTCTGCTACAACGACTACAACGTCGAGAACTGGACCTGGGCCAAGACCCAGGCCATGTACTCCATGGTCCGGGACTTCAAGCAGCGCGGCGTGCCGATCGACTGCGTCGGCTTCCAGTCGCACTTCAACAGCGGCAGCCCCTACAACAGCAACTTCCGTACCACCCTGCAGAACTTCGCCGCCCTCGGCGTCGACGTGGCCATCACCGAACTCGACATCCAGGGCGCCTCGGCCACCACCTACGCCAACGTGACCAAGGACTGCCTGGCCGTGTCACGCTGCCTCGGCATCACCGTCTGGGGAGTGCGCGACAGCGACTCCTGGCGGTCCGGGGACACGCCGCTGCTGTTCAACGGCAACGGCAGCAAGAAGCCTGCCTACACCGCCGTCCTCGACGCGCTCAACGGCGGTACCTCCACGCCCCCCGCGGAATCCGGAACGATCAAGGGCGTCGGTTCGGGCCGCTGCCTGGACGTGCCGGGCACCAGCACCGCCGACGGCACCCAGCTCGCCCTGTGGGACTGCCACAGCGGCACCAACCAGCAATGGGCGTACACCACCGCCGGCGAGCTCAGGGTCTACGGCAACAAGTGCCTGGACGCCGCCGGGACCGGCAACGGCACCAAGGTCCAGATCTACGGCTGCTGGGGCGGCGACAACCAGAAGTGGCGCCTCAACTCCGACGGAACCATCGTCGGCGTCCAGTCCGGCCTCTGCCTCGACACCGTCGCGGGCGGCACCGCCAACGGCACCCTGATCCAGATCTCCTCCTGTTCGAACAGCGGCAACCAGCGCTGGGCCCGCACCTGA